The following are encoded together in the Bradyrhizobium sp. CCGUVB1N3 genome:
- the flgF gene encoding flagellar basal-body rod protein FlgF, producing the protein MQSALYVGLSAQVALEKRLQTIANNVANVNTAAFRTDVVKFETVLSRAGTNPVAFSSPGDNIISREAGNLSETGNPLDVAVVGQGWLAFAGPNGTVYTRDGRLQIAPNGDLQTLTGFPVIDSGGAQITVDPNGGPLAIARSGAITQDGNEIGTLGLFNIPTEANLDRYGTSGIVPDRPAAAITDFTRDGFRQSYVEGSGANPMLELTRLMSASRAFDGTNSLVEGTESSLQNAIRTLGDPAK; encoded by the coding sequence ATGCAATCGGCTCTTTATGTGGGATTGTCGGCCCAGGTCGCGCTGGAGAAGCGCCTGCAGACGATCGCCAACAACGTCGCCAACGTCAACACGGCGGCGTTCCGCACCGACGTGGTGAAATTCGAGACGGTGCTGTCGCGTGCCGGAACAAATCCGGTGGCGTTTTCCTCGCCCGGCGACAACATCATCTCGCGCGAGGCCGGCAATCTCTCCGAGACGGGCAACCCGCTGGATGTCGCGGTGGTGGGCCAGGGCTGGCTGGCGTTCGCCGGCCCCAATGGCACGGTCTATACGCGCGACGGCCGCCTGCAGATTGCCCCCAATGGCGATCTTCAGACGCTGACCGGCTTTCCCGTCATTGATTCGGGCGGGGCACAGATCACCGTCGATCCGAACGGCGGGCCCCTCGCCATCGCACGCAGCGGCGCGATCACCCAGGACGGCAACGAGATCGGAACGCTCGGCCTGTTCAACATTCCCACTGAGGCCAACCTCGATCGCTACGGCACTTCGGGCATCGTGCCCGATCGTCCAGCGGCCGCCATAACCGACTTCACCAGGGACGGCTTTCGCCAAAGCTATGTCGAGGGATCGGGCGCCAATCCGATGCTCGAGCTGACGCGGCTGATGTCGGCGTCGCGCGCCTTCGACGGCACCAATTCGCTTGTCGAGGGCACTGAGAGCTCGCTTCAGAACGCGATCCGCACCCTGGGCGACCCCGCCAAATAG
- the fliI gene encoding flagellar protein export ATPase FliI, whose product MNALRQIEWALQELQQSTPIASTSGAISEIAPTHFRVSGLSRFVKLGELIAVTSGGRPQIGEVVRIDSDGIIAKPFDRQFAGGLGSVAFRLPPLSLAPDASWKGRVINALGAPLDGIGALIPGSRAVSVEAEAPSAMKRARVHKPLRTGVRVIDLFAPICAGQRVGIFAGSGVGKSTLLAMLARSTGFDTVVLALVGERGREVREFVEDVLGHGRDRAITIVSTGDESPMMRRLAPKTAMAIAEYFRGRGESVLLVVDSITRFAHASREVALAAGEPAVARGYAPTVFTDLPRLLERAGPGEEGTGTITGIFSVLVDGDDHNEPIADTIRSTLDGHIVLSRHIADQARYPAVDILASVSRLAHCVWDPEERELVSKLRSMIAKYEDTRDLRLMGGYQSGRDSGLDHALDMVPKIYSAMRQDASAPPSADAFRELRDVLKAG is encoded by the coding sequence TTGAACGCTCTCCGGCAAATCGAGTGGGCGCTGCAAGAGCTGCAGCAGAGCACCCCCATTGCAAGCACCAGCGGCGCCATTTCGGAGATCGCGCCGACGCATTTTCGCGTGTCCGGCCTGTCCCGTTTCGTCAAGCTCGGCGAGCTCATCGCGGTGACGTCAGGTGGCAGGCCGCAGATCGGCGAAGTGGTTCGCATCGACAGCGACGGCATCATCGCAAAGCCGTTCGACCGGCAATTCGCAGGCGGGCTCGGCTCGGTCGCATTCCGACTGCCTCCGTTGTCGCTTGCGCCGGATGCGAGCTGGAAAGGGCGCGTCATCAACGCGCTCGGCGCGCCGCTCGACGGGATCGGCGCGCTGATTCCGGGATCGCGCGCGGTCTCGGTCGAGGCGGAAGCGCCTTCGGCCATGAAGCGGGCGCGCGTCCACAAGCCGCTGCGCACCGGCGTGCGCGTGATCGATCTGTTCGCGCCGATCTGCGCAGGGCAGCGGGTTGGCATCTTTGCCGGCTCCGGCGTCGGCAAGTCGACCCTGCTCGCGATGCTGGCGCGCAGCACCGGCTTTGACACCGTCGTCCTGGCCCTGGTGGGCGAGCGCGGCCGCGAGGTGCGCGAATTCGTCGAGGATGTGCTCGGCCACGGCCGGGACCGCGCCATCACGATCGTATCCACGGGCGACGAAAGCCCGATGATGCGACGGCTGGCGCCGAAAACCGCGATGGCGATCGCTGAATATTTTCGCGGCCGCGGCGAATCGGTCCTGCTGGTGGTCGATTCGATCACCCGGTTTGCCCACGCCTCCCGCGAAGTCGCGCTCGCCGCCGGCGAGCCTGCGGTCGCGCGCGGCTACGCGCCGACGGTCTTCACCGATCTGCCGCGCCTGCTCGAACGGGCCGGGCCCGGAGAGGAAGGCACCGGCACGATCACCGGAATCTTCTCCGTGCTGGTCGATGGCGATGATCACAACGAGCCGATCGCCGATACCATTCGCAGCACGCTGGATGGACACATCGTGCTCAGCCGGCATATCGCCGACCAGGCGCGCTACCCGGCCGTGGACATTCTCGCCTCCGTCTCGCGCCTTGCGCATTGCGTCTGGGATCCCGAGGAGCGCGAGCTCGTCAGCAAGCTGCGATCCATGATCGCCAAATATGAAGACACGCGCGACCTTCGCCTGATGGGCGGATACCAGTCGGGGCGTGATTCGGGGCTCGACCACGCCCTCGACATGGTGCCGAAAATCTACAGCGCGATGCGCCAGGATGCTTCTGCCCCGCCCAGCGCGGATGCGTTTCGCGAGCTGAGAGACGTGCTGAAGGCCGGTTAG
- a CDS encoding MarR family winged helix-turn-helix transcriptional regulator, which yields MPLAREAVELLIQAARAWYFEGDRHGLRDREWMALRFLGRANRFSRTPSALAGFIGATRATASQIVKTLETKSYIIRKPSHEDKRSVVLCVTAQGEKCLAQHDPINPVLNAVTALDSEDRIRLRDSLREILNNLDATHQRLNASICRDCMFLAERSAPKGRAGTEYTCRLYRAPISPDEIELLCASFERANDRLRVDETPDRIRVASV from the coding sequence ATGCCGCTGGCACGCGAAGCAGTCGAGCTGCTGATTCAGGCGGCGAGAGCCTGGTATTTCGAAGGCGACCGACACGGGTTACGCGATCGGGAATGGATGGCCCTGCGCTTCCTCGGGCGCGCCAACAGGTTCTCGCGGACGCCGTCCGCGCTGGCGGGCTTCATCGGCGCAACCAGGGCCACGGCTTCGCAGATCGTGAAGACGCTCGAGACCAAGTCGTACATCATCCGCAAGCCTTCGCACGAGGACAAGCGCTCGGTGGTGCTCTGCGTCACCGCCCAGGGCGAAAAGTGCCTTGCGCAGCACGACCCGATCAATCCCGTGCTGAACGCCGTGACCGCGCTGGACTCGGAGGACCGCATCCGGCTGCGTGATTCCCTGAGGGAGATCCTCAACAATCTCGACGCGACGCATCAGCGTCTCAACGCCAGCATCTGCCGGGACTGCATGTTTCTTGCCGAGCGCAGCGCGCCCAAGGGGCGCGCGGGCACAGAGTATACCTGCCGGCTCTATCGCGCTCCGATTTCGCCCGACGAGATCGAGCTCCTTTGCGCAAGCTTCGAGCGCGCCAACGACCGGTTGAGGGTCGACGAGACCCCGGACAGGATACGCGTCGCGAGCGTGTGA
- a CDS encoding ABC transporter ATP-binding protein, which translates to MEGAMTASTPALVRFSGIQKTYDGEHLVVKNLDLDIRKGEFITLLGPSGSGKTTTLMMLAGFEVPTQGEIYLADRPIKDMPPHKRDIGMVFQNYALFPHLTIEENVAFPLSVRKVNKAEAQERVRAALRMIKMEALAQRRPGQLSGGQQQRVALARALVFNPQIVLMDEPLGALDKRLREQMQLEIKQLHETMGITVVYVTHDQSEALTMSDRIAVFNDGIVQQIDRPDALYEQPVNSFVAHFVGENNVLAGTVETIEQGYCRVALASGGSVMARAVNVAGSGTATSLSVRPERISIMMDGATSEGPNRLPATVQSTIYLGDHTLAVLEVAGNEEFMVKLQPGEHDGLRQGESVSITFRPEDCLALDPV; encoded by the coding sequence ATGGAAGGCGCCATGACCGCGAGCACGCCGGCCCTGGTGCGCTTTTCCGGCATCCAGAAGACCTACGACGGCGAGCACCTCGTGGTGAAGAACCTCGACCTCGACATCAGGAAGGGCGAGTTCATCACCCTGCTTGGCCCGTCCGGCTCAGGCAAGACGACCACGCTGATGATGCTGGCAGGCTTCGAGGTCCCGACCCAGGGCGAGATCTACCTCGCCGACCGGCCGATCAAGGACATGCCGCCGCACAAGCGCGACATCGGAATGGTGTTCCAGAACTACGCGTTGTTTCCGCACCTCACGATCGAGGAGAATGTCGCCTTCCCGCTGTCCGTTCGCAAGGTCAACAAGGCGGAGGCGCAGGAGCGCGTGCGTGCGGCGCTGCGCATGATCAAGATGGAAGCCCTGGCACAGAGGCGGCCGGGACAATTATCCGGCGGCCAGCAGCAGCGCGTCGCACTGGCCCGCGCGCTGGTCTTCAACCCCCAGATCGTGCTGATGGACGAGCCGCTCGGCGCCCTGGACAAGCGCCTGCGGGAGCAGATGCAGCTGGAGATCAAGCAACTGCACGAGACGATGGGCATCACCGTCGTCTACGTCACGCACGACCAGAGCGAAGCGCTCACCATGTCGGACCGCATCGCCGTGTTCAACGACGGCATCGTGCAACAGATCGACAGGCCCGACGCACTCTACGAGCAGCCCGTGAACAGCTTCGTCGCCCACTTCGTCGGCGAGAACAACGTGCTGGCCGGCACCGTCGAGACGATCGAGCAGGGATATTGCCGCGTCGCGCTGGCCTCGGGCGGCTCCGTCATGGCCCGGGCGGTCAACGTGGCGGGCAGTGGCACCGCCACCTCGCTGTCGGTGCGGCCGGAGCGGATCTCCATTATGATGGACGGGGCGACGAGCGAGGGACCGAACCGTCTGCCGGCCACGGTGCAGAGCACCATCTATCTCGGCGACCACACGCTGGCCGTGCTCGAGGTCGCCGGCAACGAGGAGTTCATGGTCAAGCTTCAGCCGGGCGAACATGACGGCTTGAGGCAGGGTGAAAGCGTGTCCATCACGTTCCGCCCCGAAGACTGCCTGGCCCTCGATCCCGTGTAA
- a CDS encoding ABC transporter substrate-binding protein, whose product MLKLKMALGFAATLTAGVALATVAQARDLTVVSWGGAYQDAQKKVYFEPFKKAAGVPMNDESWDGGIGVLRAKVQGGAATWDVVQVESEELAVGCDEGLFEKIDYTKIGGEAAYLPPSVNPCGIGAIVYDFVLGYDKDKLKDAPKGWADFFDTKKFPGKRSLRQGPKTTLEIALIADGVPPADVYKVLATDEGVDRAFKKLDTIKGDLVWWKAGAQPPQLLASGEVAMTSVYNGRIDTANKNEKKNFGMVWDGALYTLDSWVILKGSPNKDAAYKFLDFAGKAENQSKLSENIAYGTSNKGAAALIQPAVLKDLPTAPDNMKNAVEINVAFWLENIDRLTERFNKWAAK is encoded by the coding sequence ATGCTGAAGCTCAAGATGGCACTGGGATTCGCCGCGACGCTGACCGCCGGCGTCGCTCTGGCAACAGTCGCGCAGGCCCGCGACCTCACCGTCGTCTCGTGGGGCGGGGCGTATCAGGATGCCCAGAAGAAGGTTTACTTCGAGCCGTTCAAGAAGGCGGCCGGCGTCCCCATGAACGACGAGTCCTGGGATGGCGGCATCGGCGTGCTGCGCGCCAAGGTGCAGGGCGGCGCCGCGACCTGGGACGTCGTCCAGGTCGAGAGCGAGGAACTCGCGGTCGGCTGCGACGAGGGCCTGTTCGAGAAGATCGACTACACCAAGATCGGCGGCGAGGCCGCCTATCTGCCGCCGTCGGTCAATCCCTGCGGCATCGGCGCCATCGTGTACGATTTCGTTCTCGGCTACGACAAGGACAAGCTGAAGGACGCGCCGAAGGGCTGGGCCGACTTCTTCGACACCAAGAAATTTCCGGGCAAGCGCAGCCTGCGCCAGGGTCCGAAGACCACGCTGGAGATCGCCCTCATCGCCGACGGCGTTCCGCCGGCGGACGTCTACAAGGTGCTGGCGACCGACGAGGGCGTCGATCGCGCCTTCAAGAAACTCGACACCATCAAGGGCGACCTCGTGTGGTGGAAGGCCGGCGCCCAGCCGCCGCAATTGCTCGCTTCCGGCGAAGTGGCGATGACGTCGGTCTATAACGGCCGCATCGACACCGCGAACAAGAACGAGAAGAAGAACTTCGGCATGGTGTGGGACGGCGCGCTCTACACGCTCGACAGCTGGGTCATCCTGAAGGGGAGCCCGAACAAGGATGCCGCCTACAAGTTCCTCGACTTCGCCGGCAAGGCCGAGAACCAGTCCAAGCTCTCGGAGAACATCGCCTACGGCACCTCGAACAAGGGCGCCGCAGCCCTGATCCAGCCGGCGGTTCTGAAGGATCTGCCGACGGCGCCGGACAACATGAAGAATGCGGTGGAGATCAACGTTGCCTTCTGGCTCGAGAACATCGACCGCCTGACCGAGCGCTTCAACAAGTGGGCAGCCAAATAG
- a CDS encoding ABC transporter permease, giving the protein MTEAFLTSADAPTDVPLKRRLKRAERARQVKALALVLPLLAFLLFTFLGPIAGMLWHAVDDWEVRKVLPLTVAALASWDGKDLPDEKAYAALADDVLAARAAGTLAIAAKRLNYAVNGFRTILTGTARNLKAPPEPGTAKETLGKINPAWRDRATWAAIKGASGPVTGFYLLAALDLTRNVDGAIVAAPPDQAIYRDIFVRTFTIGLSVTVLCLILGFPVAYLLATLPAGRSNLLMIFVLLPFWTSLLVRTCAWIVLLQTNGVVNDSLRFLGIIDAPMRLIYNRFGVYVAMTHVLLPFMILPLYSSMKAISPAYMRAAASLGAPPLTAFLRIYLPQTLPGIAAGSLLVFILALGYYITPALVGGGADQMMSYFIALYTTETANWGLASALGALLLAATLLLAVVYGKLVQGQQVTGGMKN; this is encoded by the coding sequence ATGACGGAAGCGTTCCTGACCAGCGCCGATGCGCCGACCGACGTGCCGCTCAAGCGCCGCCTCAAGCGGGCGGAGCGGGCACGCCAGGTCAAGGCATTGGCGCTGGTCCTGCCGCTTCTCGCATTCCTGCTCTTCACCTTCTTGGGGCCCATCGCCGGCATGCTCTGGCACGCCGTCGACGATTGGGAGGTGCGCAAGGTGCTGCCGCTCACCGTGGCGGCGCTGGCATCGTGGGACGGCAAGGACCTGCCGGACGAGAAGGCCTATGCGGCGCTGGCCGACGACGTCCTGGCGGCGCGCGCTGCCGGGACGCTCGCCATCGCCGCCAAGCGGCTGAACTACGCGGTCAACGGTTTCCGCACCATCCTCACCGGCACGGCGCGCAACCTGAAGGCCCCGCCTGAGCCCGGCACGGCGAAGGAGACGCTCGGCAAGATCAATCCGGCCTGGCGCGACCGCGCCACCTGGGCCGCGATCAAGGGCGCGAGCGGCCCGGTGACTGGCTTCTATTTGCTGGCGGCGCTCGACCTGACGCGAAACGTGGACGGCGCGATCGTCGCCGCCCCGCCCGATCAGGCCATCTACCGCGACATCTTCGTCCGCACCTTCACCATCGGCCTCAGTGTCACGGTGCTGTGCCTGATCCTGGGCTTCCCGGTCGCCTATCTGCTGGCGACACTGCCGGCCGGACGGTCGAATCTGCTGATGATCTTCGTGCTGCTGCCGTTCTGGACCTCGCTCCTGGTGCGCACCTGCGCGTGGATCGTGCTGTTGCAGACCAATGGCGTGGTGAACGACAGCTTGCGCTTTCTCGGGATCATCGATGCGCCGATGCGCCTGATCTACAACCGCTTTGGCGTCTATGTGGCGATGACCCACGTTCTGCTGCCCTTCATGATCCTGCCGCTCTACAGCAGCATGAAGGCGATCTCGCCGGCCTATATGCGGGCCGCCGCCTCGCTCGGCGCGCCGCCGCTCACCGCCTTTCTGCGCATCTACCTGCCTCAGACCCTGCCCGGCATCGCGGCGGGAAGCCTGCTCGTCTTTATCCTGGCTCTCGGCTACTACATCACGCCGGCCCTCGTCGGCGGCGGCGCCGACCAGATGATGAGCTACTTCATCGCCCTCTACACCACCGAAACCGCCAACTGGGGCCTCGCATCCGCGCTGGGCGCGCTGCTGCTGGCCGCAACGCTGCTGCTCGCCGTCGTCTATGGAAAGCTGGTGCAGGGACAGCAGGTCACGGGAGGAATGAAGAATTGA
- a CDS encoding ABC transporter permease, producing MSGDASLRTTSQRIAWRATIVLSTLVFIFLMAPILAIMPLSFSSGSYLTYPLPGFSLRWYDEFIHSARWMASVKNSMIIGVASTVLSVVLGTLAALGLAQWKSRFKPLVLAIVLSPVVVPGVITAVGLYFFFAPIGLTGSYLGLILAHTALATPFVVITVGATLQSFDMNLARAAASLGAPSLYAFRRVILPLILPGLASGALFAFATSFDEVVIVLFMAGPEQRTLPREMFSGIRENISPTITAAAVILTTVSVILLATMEGLRRRNERLKGNSA from the coding sequence TTGAGCGGCGATGCATCCCTCCGCACGACCAGCCAGCGCATCGCGTGGAGGGCGACGATCGTCCTCTCCACGCTGGTCTTCATCTTCCTGATGGCGCCGATCCTCGCGATCATGCCGCTGTCCTTCAGCTCCGGCTCCTACCTCACCTACCCGCTGCCCGGCTTCTCGCTGCGCTGGTACGACGAGTTCATCCATTCGGCGCGCTGGATGGCGTCGGTGAAGAACAGCATGATCATCGGCGTTGCCTCGACGGTGCTGTCGGTCGTGCTTGGCACCCTCGCAGCGCTGGGGCTGGCGCAGTGGAAGAGCCGCTTCAAGCCGCTGGTGCTGGCGATCGTGCTGTCGCCGGTCGTGGTGCCCGGCGTCATCACCGCGGTCGGGCTCTACTTCTTCTTCGCGCCGATCGGGCTGACCGGCAGCTATCTCGGCCTGATCCTCGCCCACACCGCGCTGGCGACGCCCTTCGTAGTGATCACGGTCGGCGCGACGCTGCAAAGCTTCGACATGAACCTGGCGCGCGCCGCAGCGTCGCTCGGCGCCCCGTCGCTCTACGCCTTCCGCCGCGTGATCCTGCCGCTGATCCTGCCGGGTTTGGCATCGGGTGCGCTGTTCGCCTTTGCCACCAGCTTCGACGAGGTGGTGATCGTGCTGTTCATGGCCGGCCCCGAGCAGCGCACGCTGCCCCGCGAGATGTTCAGCGGCATCCGCGAGAACATCAGCCCGACCATCACGGCCGCGGCGGTGATCCTGACCACCGTCTCCGTCATCCTGCTCGCCACCATGGAGGGCCTGCGCCGGCGCAACGAGCGGCTGAAGGGCAACAGCGCCTGA
- a CDS encoding adenylate/guanylate cyclase domain-containing protein — protein sequence MNAPQNIDPAAALPGSDVLHWLTNETRDQRFIDNIFAEMCIRLQQAGIPVARATLHVVINHPQWLGARMMWADGMREAEISRVDYDVRGRSEFIGSPANEILDGATEVREHLDRDPSERRKHAVYDEMRAKGLTDYVAWPLYHTLGKQHLVTFATDRPGGFDDAHIAALRRVLPVLALVSEIRVKNRLARTLLETYVGSHAGELILAGATRRGSGTTVRAAILICDLRDFTRISDNWPRDDVIDLLNDYFDAMSEPIVRHGGEILKFIGDGLLAIFPLSQPSACANLLRAVSEARRAMAVLNENNSVTGRAPLHYGIGAHVGDVMYGNIGSRTRLDFTVIGPAVNMASRLETLTKQFGRTVLLSRAFADLVKNEVELERVGEHPVRGFNEPVELFAYHG from the coding sequence ATGAATGCGCCGCAAAACATCGATCCTGCCGCCGCGCTTCCGGGCAGCGACGTCCTGCACTGGCTGACCAACGAGACCCGCGATCAGCGCTTCATCGACAACATCTTTGCCGAGATGTGCATCCGGCTCCAGCAGGCGGGCATTCCGGTCGCGCGGGCGACGCTGCATGTCGTGATCAACCATCCGCAATGGCTCGGCGCGCGGATGATGTGGGCCGACGGGATGCGCGAGGCAGAGATTTCACGGGTCGATTACGATGTGCGCGGGCGGTCCGAATTCATCGGCAGTCCCGCCAACGAAATTCTTGACGGTGCAACAGAGGTGCGCGAGCATCTCGATCGGGACCCGTCAGAGCGGCGCAAGCACGCCGTCTATGACGAGATGCGCGCGAAGGGCCTGACCGACTATGTGGCGTGGCCGCTCTACCATACGCTCGGCAAGCAGCATCTCGTCACCTTCGCAACCGACCGTCCCGGTGGTTTCGACGATGCGCATATCGCAGCCCTGAGGAGAGTGTTGCCGGTCCTCGCGCTGGTCAGCGAGATCCGGGTCAAGAACCGGCTGGCGCGCACTCTGCTCGAGACCTATGTCGGCTCGCACGCCGGCGAGCTCATCCTCGCGGGTGCCACCAGGCGCGGCAGCGGCACGACGGTGCGCGCCGCGATCCTGATCTGCGACCTGCGCGATTTCACCCGCATCTCCGACAACTGGCCGCGCGACGATGTCATCGATCTCCTCAACGATTATTTTGACGCGATGTCCGAGCCGATTGTGCGGCATGGCGGGGAGATCCTGAAATTCATCGGCGATGGCCTGCTCGCGATCTTTCCGCTCAGCCAGCCGTCGGCCTGCGCAAACCTGTTGCGGGCCGTGAGCGAGGCCCGTCGGGCCATGGCGGTGCTGAACGAAAACAACAGCGTTACCGGCCGCGCGCCGCTGCATTACGGGATCGGCGCCCATGTCGGCGACGTCATGTACGGCAATATCGGCTCGCGCACCCGGCTGGATTTCACCGTGATCGGCCCGGCCGTCAACATGGCCTCGCGTCTCGAAACGCTCACAAAACAGTTTGGGCGAACCGTGCTGCTATCCCGCGCTTTCGCCGACCTTGTGAAGAACGAAGTCGAACTCGAGCGCGTCGGCGAGCATCCGGTCCGCGGCTTCAACGAGCCCGTCGAGCTGTTCGCGTATCACGGGTGA
- a CDS encoding AraC family transcriptional regulator: MMPVRGRLDLRCAYGAPWRIDQGPGEANEIPYHAVVGGSALLEDPAGGRPLRLETGDILLLPGNPRHVMHDGSTARPKPARNRRELNLVISENAGRGERLDLLCGHFAITPPHDRLLRSYLPPRLVVHAGARTVQRDTGAQLAGLVALMRSESADDHLGGRAMLNALSTAMFALVLRLASETEDAPRGILALAGHARLAPAVAALFNEPARGWSLPELARLCNMSRATLARQFQEKLGWSPSDLLTDIRMSRAANELRRSSISTGAVAEMVGYQSEAAFQRAFKSHMGITPAQWRKAAQEPAILADLGLAKAAETQNPDGAKRNPG; this comes from the coding sequence ATGATGCCGGTGCGCGGTCGCCTGGACCTGCGCTGCGCCTACGGTGCGCCCTGGCGCATCGATCAGGGGCCGGGCGAGGCGAACGAAATCCCCTATCACGCCGTTGTCGGCGGTTCGGCGCTGCTCGAAGATCCAGCGGGCGGGCGGCCGCTTCGCCTGGAAACGGGCGACATCCTGCTGCTTCCCGGCAATCCGCGCCACGTGATGCACGACGGGAGCACCGCGCGGCCGAAGCCGGCACGAAATCGCCGAGAGCTCAATCTGGTGATCAGTGAAAACGCAGGCAGAGGCGAGCGGCTCGACCTGCTCTGCGGGCATTTCGCGATCACGCCCCCACACGACCGGCTTTTGCGCAGCTATCTCCCGCCACGCCTGGTCGTGCACGCCGGCGCTCGAACGGTGCAAAGGGATACTGGCGCGCAGCTCGCCGGTCTCGTTGCTCTGATGCGTAGCGAGTCGGCGGACGATCACCTGGGTGGCCGTGCAATGCTCAACGCGCTTTCAACGGCGATGTTTGCGCTCGTGCTGCGGCTTGCGAGCGAGACCGAAGATGCACCGCGAGGTATCCTCGCGCTGGCTGGTCATGCTCGCCTGGCTCCGGCCGTGGCCGCTCTGTTCAACGAGCCCGCGCGCGGCTGGTCGCTGCCCGAGCTTGCGCGCCTGTGCAACATGTCGCGTGCCACGCTCGCCCGTCAATTCCAGGAGAAACTGGGGTGGTCGCCAAGCGATCTCCTGACGGATATCCGCATGTCGCGCGCGGCGAACGAATTGAGGAGATCCTCGATTTCGACCGGAGCCGTTGCGGAAATGGTAGGATATCAATCCGAGGCTGCATTCCAGCGCGCCTTCAAAAGCCACATGGGCATCACCCCGGCGCAATGGCGAAAGGCGGCACAGGAACCAGCGATCCTTGCCGACCTTGGATTGGCGAAGGCTGCCGAAACCCAAAATCCGGATGGAGCCAAGCGCAATCCGGGATAA
- a CDS encoding carboxymuconolactone decarboxylase family protein has translation MSRLSVPNLETVVGPSGQVYAQIKKAIGSVPNTFAAIAAHGPAALKSVLAADAVLAAGSLTKRDQEVIKLVISGAGGCDYCVAAHNYLAKLAGVKPDELRRIREGQPTGDAKRDALVGFVRKLARSSGTVSDEDFAAIKAAGYSDAQLVEISLAFATTVFTNVFNRINDTEIDFPAVA, from the coding sequence ATGTCTCGTCTTTCCGTCCCCAACCTCGAAACCGTCGTCGGCCCGTCCGGTCAGGTCTATGCCCAGATCAAGAAGGCCATCGGCAGCGTGCCAAACACGTTTGCGGCCATTGCCGCCCACGGTCCCGCTGCGCTCAAGTCGGTCCTCGCCGCCGACGCCGTGCTCGCTGCGGGCAGCCTGACGAAGCGCGATCAGGAAGTGATCAAGCTCGTCATCAGCGGCGCCGGCGGCTGCGACTACTGCGTCGCCGCCCACAACTATCTCGCCAAGCTCGCCGGCGTGAAGCCGGACGAGCTCAGGCGGATCCGCGAGGGCCAGCCCACCGGCGATGCCAAGCGTGACGCACTGGTCGGCTTCGTGCGCAAGCTCGCTCGGTCCAGCGGCACCGTCAGTGACGAGGATTTCGCCGCGATCAAGGCCGCCGGCTACAGCGACGCCCAACTGGTCGAGATCAGCCTCGCTTTTGCGACCACTGTCTTCACCAACGTGTTCAACCGCATCAACGACACCGAGATCGACTTCCCCGCAGTGGCATGA
- a CDS encoding YkgB family protein, whose protein sequence is MTMLAKTMLAKTTQKTTQNPVVRALHRSGLLADDLDYHVVRASMVIMFFFFGYQKWFPYEFERLVPFISNGPLIWWLYPVFGHAGASYFLGVSEWTFGSLLLGGFWDKRLGIIGALGSTGTFIATVTIIPFMPEGWDVAAGGFPAMTGNVPFLMKDVVLLAVSLYLLRQDVVRLTRQ, encoded by the coding sequence ATGACCATGCTTGCCAAGACCATGCTTGCCAAGACCACGCAAAAGACCACTCAAAATCCCGTTGTCCGCGCGCTGCACAGATCCGGCCTGCTCGCCGACGACCTCGACTACCATGTCGTCCGGGCCTCGATGGTAATCATGTTCTTCTTCTTCGGGTATCAGAAGTGGTTTCCGTACGAGTTCGAACGCCTGGTCCCGTTCATCAGCAACGGGCCGCTGATCTGGTGGCTGTACCCGGTGTTCGGCCACGCCGGCGCCAGCTACTTCCTGGGCGTTTCCGAGTGGACGTTCGGGTCCCTGCTGCTGGGGGGCTTCTGGGACAAGCGGCTCGGCATTATCGGCGCCCTGGGCTCAACCGGCACGTTCATTGCGACGGTCACCATCATTCCGTTCATGCCGGAAGGCTGGGACGTCGCCGCGGGAGGCTTCCCTGCGATGACGGGCAACGTGCCCTTCCTGATGAAGGATGTCGTTCTGCTCGCCGTCTCGCTCTACCTCCTGAGGCAGGACGTGGTTCGCCTGACGCGGCAATAG